Proteins encoded in a region of the Anaerolineales bacterium genome:
- the cysK gene encoding cysteine synthase A, with translation MKIANSVTDLIGNTPLVRINRLAAGAKAEIAAKLEFFNPAHSVKDRIGAAMIDAAEKAGRITPETVILEPTSGNTGIALAMVCAARGYRCALTMPDTMSRERRMLLKAYGAELILTPGAEGMAGAIRKAEELARDDPCYLIPQQFENPANPEIHRRTTAEEIWRDTDGKVDVLVAGVGTGGTITGTGEALKARKPSLRVVAVEPDASPVLSGGAKGPHPLQGIGAGFVPKVLNTNIYDEVIRVAGDDAFATARRAAREEGLLVGISSGAALWAALLLARRAESAGRLIVVIIPSFGERYLSTPLFANLKE, from the coding sequence ATGAAAATCGCGAATTCCGTAACGGATCTGATCGGCAACACGCCCTTGGTGCGCATCAACCGCCTGGCGGCGGGCGCGAAGGCGGAAATCGCCGCCAAGCTGGAATTTTTCAATCCGGCGCATTCGGTGAAGGACCGGATCGGCGCGGCGATGATCGACGCCGCCGAAAAGGCCGGAAGGATCACGCCCGAAACGGTCATCCTCGAGCCGACCAGCGGCAACACCGGGATCGCGCTGGCGATGGTGTGCGCGGCGCGCGGCTACCGGTGCGCGCTGACGATGCCGGATACGATGAGCCGCGAGCGGCGGATGTTGTTAAAAGCCTACGGCGCGGAGCTGATCCTCACTCCCGGGGCGGAGGGGATGGCCGGCGCGATCCGCAAAGCCGAGGAGCTGGCGCGCGACGATCCGTGCTACCTCATCCCGCAGCAGTTCGAGAATCCCGCCAATCCCGAGATTCACCGGCGCACGACGGCGGAGGAGATCTGGCGCGACACCGACGGCAAGGTGGACGTGCTCGTCGCGGGCGTGGGAACCGGTGGGACGATCACCGGAACGGGCGAGGCGCTCAAGGCGCGCAAGCCGTCCCTGCGGGTCGTGGCGGTCGAGCCCGACGCCTCGCCGGTGCTCTCCGGCGGCGCGAAGGGGCCGCATCCGCTGCAGGGCATCGGCGCCGGTTTCGTCCCCAAGGTGCTCAACACGAACATCTACGACGAGGTCATCCGGGTGGCGGGCGACGACGCCTTCGCCACCGCGCGCCGCGCCGCGCGCGAGGAGGGTTTGCTGGTGGGAATCTCGTCCGGCGCCGCGCTGTGGGCCGCGCTGCTCCTGGCGCGCCGCGCCGAAAGCGCCGGCCGGCTGATCGTGGTGATCATCCCGTCGTTCGGCGAGCGCTACCTGAGCACGCCGCTTTTCGCGAATTTGAAGGAGTGA
- the cysE gene encoding serine O-acetyltransferase, with translation MITTIQRDIRSVFARDPAARSLPEVLTCYPGLHAVWGYRAAHWFWIRGFKLVGRILSQIVRAFTGIEIHPGATIGPGLFIDHGMEVVIGETSEIGEDVTLYHGVTLGGTSLQKGKRHPTLEDCVVVGAGAKILGAITVGESSRVGANAVVVRSVPPDSVVVGVPGEIVVRSRPHPAGHIPDLEHSQMPDVIGESLQELMKRVDALEGRLNGHAHPTHVRTVDHGVWTGEDFEI, from the coding sequence ATGATAACCACGATTCAACGCGATATCCGGTCCGTCTTCGCCCGCGATCCGGCGGCGCGCAGCCTGCCGGAAGTGCTGACCTGCTACCCCGGCTTGCACGCGGTTTGGGGCTACCGCGCGGCGCATTGGTTCTGGATCCGGGGCTTCAAACTGGTCGGAAGGATTCTTTCGCAGATCGTCCGCGCCTTCACCGGAATCGAGATCCATCCCGGCGCGACGATCGGGCCGGGCCTCTTTATCGACCACGGGATGGAGGTGGTGATCGGCGAGACCTCCGAGATCGGCGAGGACGTCACGCTCTATCACGGCGTCACCCTCGGAGGCACCAGCCTTCAAAAGGGGAAGCGCCATCCGACGCTCGAGGATTGCGTGGTGGTCGGGGCCGGGGCGAAAATCCTCGGCGCGATCACCGTCGGCGAATCCAGCCGGGTGGGGGCCAATGCCGTGGTGGTGCGTTCGGTTCCGCCGGATTCGGTCGTGGTCGGCGTGCCGGGCGAGATCGTCGTCCGCTCGCGGCCGCATCCTGCCGGGCACATTCCCGATCTCGAGCACTCGCAGATGCCGGACGTGATCGGCGAATCGCTGCAGGAGCTGATGAAGCGGGTGGATGCGCTGGAGGGGCGGTTGAACGGGCACGCGCATCCCACCCACGTCCGGACGGTGGATCACGGCGTATGGACCGGAGAGGATTTCGAGATCTAA